DNA sequence from the Tissierella sp. MB52-C2 genome:
GCTTTGGCGAATCCAATAGAAGGTGGAAAAACCTAGTAATTCATGGCTATTTGCTTCTCTAACTAATAGAATTCTATAGCTTAATTTATTTCTAAGGGATTCTAAATGTTTTATATTTATTACTTCCCCAAATTGTTCTTTTATTTCATTAAAAAGTTTTTCACTTAAATTTCTTGCTACATTAAATTCGAGAGTTTTAGATTGTAATAAAGTTTTATATTGAGGTTCCCTAAGATAAAGTCCATAGTCATATATATAGGATTCTGCAAGGGGATCTATAAATTTAGAAATGTCCCTATTTAAATCTATATTTTTTCTTATTTGAGAGGAACTAATATCTTCATATTGTGGCGGCAAAGAAAGTCTAATAATATTAGCCCTTATATTTTCAATACTTTCTTCTAACTTTTTTTCATCATCATCCTTCGATATACTTGACTTTCTATCAAAGATAATATGGGCAAAGTCTAATATAGGACTTTCTGTTTTATAGGCAGATGCATTAATTAAAACATCAGAACCAACTACAATATAGACATCATCAAAAGGAAATAGTTCCTTTAATTTATATAGATCAGTTGGATTGCTAATATTTATTGGTATATCCTTAGGAAATAGATAAATATCCTTTTCATTTGCAATACTCATGTTTATAATATTTCGTCTAAAAATATGAGGTTCTGTTCTCTTAGACCAGGAAAATTCATCTACAGCTAAGTATACTTGAAATCCTTGATCCCTTATTTCAATGGCAATTTCTTTATGACCTAGGGAAAAGGGGTCAAAACTGCCTGGAAAGAAGGCTATCTTTTGTTTATGGATTTTTATTAAATCCTTATGATAAAATTCATAAAGAGATATAAATCTATATATATGATTTAACGAAGCAGCATTGCTATAGAATAAGAAATCATTTTCTTTATCAGTATATAAAAGAGTTAAAATCTTTTTCCCAATTCTATCGAAGATATTAAACTTTTCATTTAAAGTAAGTGATTTAGATTCAAATAAATTAGAACTTAAAATCATTAAAGATTCATTTTTAATATCCTTGTCATATGAAGCCATGGCAATAGATAATAAACCTAAGAGTCTATCTATTCTTTTATAATAAACGTCTTTTTCTTCTTCAAATCTTTCCATATACTTGCTATAATTTTCAATGGAAATGACTATGGTATTCAGTAATAAAAATACTACCTGAGGACTAACAGTTTTTAGCTTATCCTCAAAATCGTTTATAATCTCATCTAGTTCATTGGGAGGTAGATATAGAAGTAGTTGTCCTAAATAATGGGGAATAAACTTGGCAAACTGATAACTATCCATCTCTAAAGCCCTTAGTAATTCTACTGCCACATCATTTCTTTCCTCAGGAGATAGTAGGTGAAATATATTTAGTAGAGTTTTTCCGCTATAGTTTCTAATCCTCTCTATGGCACTTACTTTAAGTATATTACATAGGTGCATAGCAGTATGGAGTCCTTTGTTTTTAGGATTTTTGACTACTTGGTCATATAGTATATCTATATTTACTTTCTTTTTTACCCATTCAGTTGCAGTCTTCAAATTCTCTAAGAATATCTCAGAAGTATCATTTTGATTTTCTGCATAATTACTATCTAAAATCTCTTGGTAATTAGGTGATATATTTATTTTCATACCTATAATATATTTTAGATAATTATCCGCTGGTATAGATGATTTTTCCAAATTAGCTATTATCCAGTTTCTTATTGAAGCAATAAACATTATATTATTAGTTGCATTTAATATTTCATATATAATATCCAATGTACTGAGCCTTATTTCTGTATTATCTGAATCTAACTGTTTTAGTATATAGGTATATAATTTTAATAATCTATTATTATCTAAGGCCTTAATAGGAATGTAGTTAATAGTCTGAGATAAATAGAATTGTGCTACGGTAGATAAACTATCATAGTTACTATAATATTTATTTAGAACATCGAAGTATTTTTTGTAGTTGGATTTATGAGATACTTCAAATAAGGATTTTATTATATTCTTTAAATTATATAGCCATTCTCTTTGGGAATCTGCAACCTTGTGGTCAGGAAAAAGCAAATTATTTAGAAATTCATCTAATAAAACTTCTGAGGATTTTTTAGTTTCAAAAGACTTTACAGAGGGAGGAAGCTCTTTTCTATATTCCTCATCAAATAATGCTATGAGCCTTCCAATTAATTCAGCTGCTTCTTTTCGTATATCTTCTCCAGTATGAAGAAGTAAATCCGATAAAAAATGTAAAGTAATAGTCTTTTGCTCTTGTGTGAGATAGATGGAATATTCCTTAAATATTTGCAGATAAAGCCTAAGTTTTCTCCAATTGGTTTCTCCCCTTGCCATTTCTATAATAGAATTAAAAGAAGAACTATCAGTTAATTTAGACATTAGATAGATATTATGTTCTATTGCCATATACTTTATATTGTCTAATACCTCCTTTTTATTCATTAACTCGAAGGGCTTTTTATAGGATTTCATTAACTTACTATTTAAAGTAGTGTCCACTCCTAGAGATATAATATAATCTTCAAAATCCTTTAATTTTTTATATACTTTTTTATATCTATTTTCCTTTATGGCATCTACATTATCTAACTTATTTAAGATTACATCAAAGGAATCTGATAAGGAAAATATATGCATTATATAAGTATCATTTTCTATTTTACTTTTAACCCTAAAATCTGAGTATATAAGAATTAAAGATTCAATAGGTAGATTTTCTAGCTCTAAATCCCAAGTGGAATGGTTAGTAGCTATATGTCCAATTTTATCCATACTAAATCTTTTAAACCATTCTTCAGTATAGTAGTAGTGAAGATAGGGAACTCGTTTCATATCTTCTTCCAATACACCATATTTGCCTATATCATGTCCCAAACTAGCACCAGCAATTACACCTAGATCTACGGGAAGACCTAGAGCATAAAGTTGTCTTCCAATATACATACTTAAATGATTGACTCCTATAACATGGTCAAGAGTATTATGTCCAGTGATTGCCATATCTAAATACATTAATTCATTGATATAGCAGTTATAAAATGTATCTTTAAATATAAAGTATTCTGCTGTAATATCGTGGAATAGTTCTTCTTCCCTAGTAAGGAAGGTCAAAGGATATTTATTGGTGAAATCCTCATTACTAGATGATTTTACTTTTCTTAAAAAGTAATTTAAGATTTCTAAGAAAAACTTATACAGGGGGATTAAATCGGGATCAAATTTATCGATGCCTTTATGGGGAAATGATTTATTATTTACCCAATTAAATATTTGAATGATATAATCCTTAGAGTTACCTAGAGTATATTGATTAAAGTAATCTATAAATAAATCAAATAAAGAAAAGACAGAAAAGTTTCTGTCTTTTAAGTAGCTGTCGAGTTCAGATTGAAACTTTTCACTATTTATATATTGGTAAAGAGTTTCTTTATATTTTAATAAGTAATCTTTTTTAATTTCATTATTAATGAAATCATACAGCTTTATTTTCATCAATGTTGAAGCCTCCTTCGAAGATTTTCTCCTGTTGGAGTAGTAGCCACACCTCCTAATGCAGTTTCTCTTAGGGATTCAGGAAGCAGCTTACCAACCTTATACATAGCTTCAACTACTTCATCGAAGGGAACTAAAGATTTCACTCCAGATAATGCCAAATCAGCAGAAATCAGTGCATTGACAACTCCCGATGCATTTCTAAGGGCACAGGGATATTCTACTAGTCCACCTATGGGATCACAAACTAGTCCCATTATATTAACTAATGCAAAAGCAGCAGCATTAAAGGAGGCTTCGGGAGTACCACCTGCCATTTCAACGATTGCAGCAGCAGCCATTGCAGCAGCAGAGCCACATTCAGCCTGACATCCACCTTCGGCTCCAGAAACAGTTGCATTTTTGGCAATTATTTCTCCTATACCAGCAGAAGTGAAAAGTCCCATTAAAAGGTCATCGTCAGTCAGATCTAATTTTTGTCCAGCAGATAATAATGCACTAGGTACAATTCCCGATGCACCAGCCGTTGGAGCTGCAACTATTCTACCCATGGATGCATTTA
Encoded proteins:
- a CDS encoding cytidyltransferase, with the translated sequence MKIKLYDFINNEIKKDYLLKYKETLYQYINSEKFQSELDSYLKDRNFSVFSLFDLFIDYFNQYTLGNSKDYIIQIFNWVNNKSFPHKGIDKFDPDLIPLYKFFLEILNYFLRKVKSSSNEDFTNKYPLTFLTREEELFHDITAEYFIFKDTFYNCYINELMYLDMAITGHNTLDHVIGVNHLSMYIGRQLYALGLPVDLGVIAGASLGHDIGKYGVLEEDMKRVPYLHYYYTEEWFKRFSMDKIGHIATNHSTWDLELENLPIESLILIYSDFRVKSKIENDTYIMHIFSLSDSFDVILNKLDNVDAIKENRYKKVYKKLKDFEDYIISLGVDTTLNSKLMKSYKKPFELMNKKEVLDNIKYMAIEHNIYLMSKLTDSSSFNSIIEMARGETNWRKLRLYLQIFKEYSIYLTQEQKTITLHFLSDLLLHTGEDIRKEAAELIGRLIALFDEEYRKELPPSVKSFETKKSSEVLLDEFLNNLLFPDHKVADSQREWLYNLKNIIKSLFEVSHKSNYKKYFDVLNKYYSNYDSLSTVAQFYLSQTINYIPIKALDNNRLLKLYTYILKQLDSDNTEIRLSTLDIIYEILNATNNIMFIASIRNWIIANLEKSSIPADNYLKYIIGMKINISPNYQEILDSNYAENQNDTSEIFLENLKTATEWVKKKVNIDILYDQVVKNPKNKGLHTAMHLCNILKVSAIERIRNYSGKTLLNIFHLLSPEERNDVAVELLRALEMDSYQFAKFIPHYLGQLLLYLPPNELDEIINDFEDKLKTVSPQVVFLLLNTIVISIENYSKYMERFEEEKDVYYKRIDRLLGLLSIAMASYDKDIKNESLMILSSNLFESKSLTLNEKFNIFDRIGKKILTLLYTDKENDFLFYSNAASLNHIYRFISLYEFYHKDLIKIHKQKIAFFPGSFDPFSLGHKEIAIEIRDQGFQVYLAVDEFSWSKRTEPHIFRRNIINMSIANEKDIYLFPKDIPINISNPTDLYKLKELFPFDDVYIVVGSDVLINASAYKTESPILDFAHIIFDRKSSISKDDDEKKLEESIENIRANIIRLSLPPQYEDISSSQIRKNIDLNRDISKFIDPLAESYIYDYGLYLREPQYKTLLQSKTLEFNVARNLSEKLFNEIKEQFGEVINIKHLESLRNKLSYRILLVREANSHELLGFSTFYWIRQSILYDEFNNSSITEYIRQSVKGRIVLISGVCVKNNSDYLIETVLNETLSVAINRDYNYAIYNNSLTKIINHKIEKQLLLQGFSMTDFIYNNNPIFMVNMNNPMTLNLDLENMLKPPYSTDSKVLQTIKNTRNRLKEALVNLYPGELLLTYNRDMTYSKLIQKICDTNQVSIIQSSKRNLGPNMCVPFGSILNSSIIPNTVTKTMHTEKVFKSNIIDFTIETYPHYLSLVEQAKVLKSFNRPVILVDDLLNKGYRINVIVPILRSMGIEIEKVILGILSGRGSEIGKEKNIPLDYAYFIPNLKLWFNESNQYPFIGGDMVDRNILESTSIPSINMLLPYVAPKFIKNTENDSIYNLSEICLQNSLMIFQSIEEVYQSINEKSLNIKGLGEVLVSPRHPDTNKAMILNKNLKPSVCIDMDLEYLRRLENIIRR
- the sdaAA gene encoding L-serine ammonia-lyase, iron-sulfur-dependent, subunit alpha, whose product is MFNKAEELLKLCNEKNKKISEIVMEKELKSSDISQDELMNRMRETLQVMKTSATSALDKEVISVSGLTGGDSKKVEEYRNSGKTLTGDLIISAMAKALSTSEVNASMGRIVAAPTAGASGIVPSALLSAGQKLDLTDDDLLMGLFTSAGIGEIIAKNATVSGAEGGCQAECGSAAAMAAAAIVEMAGGTPEASFNAAAFALVNIMGLVCDPIGGLVEYPCALRNASGVVNALISADLALSGVKSLVPFDEVVEAMYKVGKLLPESLRETALGGVATTPTGENLRRRLQH